The segment CTTCGGTTCTTATGCGAGAATTATTGGGTGTAGATGCGTACAACCATGGCTTTTACTGGATCCGCGCCCTGTGATGTGCGATTTTGTCCAGCCATCCGCACAAGGTCTGCGTAGGTCCGCCTACTCCATTGCGTGAGAGATCCATCCATGGATCGTAGTCTGCTTGCATGGATGATGGACCAGTCAACCACATTCCATGGGTGGGGTGTTGTTCTGGCTCCCTGTATGATTGTAAGGAGTGGAAACAGTATGTTCTCCAACATGGAAATGTAGACTAAACAAAAGCTTTGGGATGGGGGAACCTTGGACACGGGAACACTTTCCCGCTTCGCGACAAGGTTTGATTAAGTTTTAACTGTTTGTTCCCACCTCCTCGTGGCGGGTATTAAAACTAAGATGTCATGCGCCCGTGCCCCTCACGCTTCACCACTGTGAACGCATAGGGGGTCCGTGCTGTGTACGGAAGAACGTTGTTTTTGTCCTATGTAGTCATGGTGGATTTTAAAAAACTGTTGAGCTAATCAGGACATGGTCAGTCACATGGCTAGGTTTCTTAATTGAAAAAAAAAGCAGACCAGGAAGTGCTTTCTTTGGATCTATGTATGTTGAGCATGGGCATGGACATGCTATACATATGATTAACTACACCGAATACTGTTCCTGTTTTATTCCCTTAATTTGCATCCCTCAAGATCTGAATGTGGTAAATGCTGATAGTAGCCTAATTGCATTGATTTGCAGTAAGCAGACTTAGCAGCTTTTGAGTTGGGATGAATATTTTTTAAAGCTGCTAGGCCTTGTCATAATgatgtgtttttatttttttcctctCCTGGTTAATTCCGTGTCGTTATTATTGATGCCTTgtatttaatttattttctcttttttttcctcttttttcTTGGTGGCTCATCTTGGGCTTCAACTCTAGCCCACCCCAACTTGATAGAGACTAAAGGGCTTTGGTGTTactgttccttttttttttccttgtgCTGGATGACCAATAGTAGAAGTCAACCTTCGTACTAAATTTGGCTTCTTGAattttaagagcatctctaagagacTAGGTAAAATTATATTATAAACTATAAgatttagccattttgtaaaataaaaacctACCCAAAGCGTAGAGTTTCACAACAGCCTTTGTATAGGATAGCCAGTGAGGGCGgcgtgctatctatggcaagcgaaagtttagggataacaaacttgctattttagcaaaccagatagcacacGTGCCGGACTTTATTTTTTGctttaaaaatctaaaaatagcCTAGATAAGATGGATACcatatctgttggagttgctctaaggttCCCACTGACATTTGGTTTGTTTGTGCAACACATCAGATATGGTttgaaatgtttttttttaatcaGAAGACTGCATGTACTGTAGTATTTAGTTTCCTACTTGTAAGGTTTCATTTACTTTCCTTGGTTGATCCTGAGCCTTTTCAAAACTTTTCTACACCAGTCTATATCTTGTACTCAATCCATAATTTTGTCCTTAGGAAGGGTAGCAAGCTATGAGGTTCCATGCAATGGTATCCTTATAATTAGATATCGTAGCAATCGTGTTGTCCTAACTAAACTTATTTGTGAATCCAACAAGAATTGGAATCAAATCTAGAAGATAAAAGAGGTCTGTTTACTTAGATATTtataacatatttatttaatgtgcatgtgaTGCAAGCACTTTTGCGTTTTTTTCACTCATCAACTCTGCTGCATCAATCAGCATCTGGAAAAGCATGGCATCTCTTTAATCGTTATTATGCTTTGCCCTCTAAATATACGTCATCAATCATTATTGCTGAAATAAAGAATTGCTGCACTAGTAGCTTTTATCCAAGGCACAAGGAAATGCATTAATGTGTAAGGTTCATTGCAAATCCAAGTTCTTAGGACTGATGTATAGACAATTGTATCCATGTTTATAATCCAATTGTACACTTCCCCTCATTGCAGCATGTTGAAAATGGGCAATTATTGAGCTTGCTTGTCACTGTTAGTTAATTCATTGTATTGATTCTCATATATCTGAGCTCAGGCAAAGATAGGCTTGCTATTTTTTAAATAAACAAAAATCTGCAGCAAATAATTATTGCTTTTGCAAACCATTTATTCTTGACAAGGAAGCACCTTAAGTACGGCTTCGCTAGTTTATGGAATGTTCCATTTTTTATACGTGCCTTTTGGGAATAAGACACTGTTAAACCAATTGTCCTAACTCCTAACAGCCTATGTTTTCTTTTCAGGTTTGTGCATCAAGAATACTTTCTGTCAAGGAGTTCACTTGAGGAATGCAAGAATTAGGATAGGACAATTAGAATTGTGTTTTTTTGGTTGGCATATCCTGAGTTTCCTCTGATAAGGATCCTGTCTCAACACCTGGATCAATTTTACCAAACATTTTTTGCCGCCAGCTGCCTTAACTACATACTACAAAGGTCAAGGAGATTTGTCTTCGGTGGACTGCTTCTACCTTGAGTTCACACTTTTTGCAGCCAGCTGCCCATGGCAACCACAAAAGCAAATGCTAATGCTGATTATTGGAATGCAAGTTCTTCTAGGCAGGGAGGCCAAACTTCAAGAGGTAGTGGTCCTCAAAATGTCTGCGTAACTAATATGCAAGCAGCGCTATCATCATCCTCATCAGGCCATGGAACCAAATCATACAGCCACTCTGTGGACAACTCTTCGTCACATAAGTCTGAATCAGAACGCTCGATGGGAGCAACTGATAACCTGGATTCTCTTGTAGCAGATTCAATAGGCAGGCTTGCCTTCGAGGCTGGTGTTGAGCCTGATTTTGTTCACTTGCCGTCTTTTAATGGCGTGATTGATTTGCTCACCCGTGGGGTTCGGATTGCAATGCCTTCTTATGAATATATTCTGCAAGTGCAACTGAATGAAGTTCAAAAGCGTGAAAAGGCTATGAGGCAACACTGGGAGAGAAGAGGCTGCAGTTTGATATTGGATAGCTGGAAAAGCCGGTGTGGGAGAAGCTTCATTAGTGCTTTTGTGCATTGCGGAGAAGGGATGTTTTTTCTCAGATCCATAGACATCTCCACAATATTTGATGATGTTGATGAGCTTGCAGCAATGGTTTGTTGTTTGATTGATGATATCGGTGTCCACAACATTGTTCAGGTCATCACCAATAATGTTTCACCACATATGCAAGCTACAGAGCATGCTGTGCTAAAGAAACATGACCAGCCATTCGTATTCACAGTATGTGCTGATCATTGCATCAATCTTCTGCTTGAGAATATAGCTAAACTGGATCACGTGAAAGATGTCCTAACGAAGGCAAGGGAAATCACGATGTTTTTGTATGGCCATGCATTACCCATGGAACTGATGAAAAAGTTCTTTTATTTTGACTCTGAGATCATAAGCAACTCTAACTTGAGATCGGTGGCTAAGTTTCTCACGCTTGAGACCCTAGTGTCTCAGAGGGAAAATCTGATGGAGATGTTTAGCTCGCCGAACTGGGCTTCCTCTGATCTGGCTTGTACAAGTCTGTCCATGCATATATGTGAGGTGGTAAAAACAGATAGTGCATTTTGGAGGGCTGCCGATAATGTTTTGAAGGTTACAGGCCCACTTATCAGTGTTTTGTATAAATTGGAAAATGATAATTGTCCAGTTAGTGTCCTGTATGATGCCATGAATAGTGCAAAAGAATGTATAAAGAAAAATCTTGGTCATGAGCATGGTAATTACTGGCGGATGATTGATCGCATATGGGAAAATTATTTGCATTCCCCAATCCATGCTGCTGGTTATATTCTCAACCCAGGACTATTTTACGCTGACCGGTACCGAGAAGATTCTGAAATCGTCAGTGGCATCAAGACCTGCATTATCCAAGCGGCTAGAAGTCACTATGATGCATTTCGTGTAGGTGAACAAATGGATCTATATAAAAGAAGATCAGGTTTGTTTGATTCAGATTCAGCAATTCAGGAAGCTACTGAAACACCTCAAGGTAAAGGCCAGTCCTGATTCACTGTCTCAACCCCTTTGATTTAAATATTTCAGGACATTTTAGTTTGTAGCTTTCTCCTTGTTTCCCACTTTCATTGTCTGTCTTTTATTTGATGTGATGCTATTTTGTGTTGCTACTAAGTGACGTTATTTCTGGTTTATCCAAACCTTAATTAAACATATTAGATTTGGTTAGGATGCTTTCCATTCTCCAGTGTACAAATTGTTATGTACATGCAATATTGCCGAAGGCAGAAGTCCTGGTTCTTTCCCGCTAATGGATAATGTCATGTTCACACAACAATCTGTGCAGCCACAGCTGCGTTCACCTCGCTGCCTGCTACAATTGCTCCTCTGTTCCTTTTGGCAAGTTAATGCCTTGTCATGATATATGTCCTAAGTTGCTTTCATTGTCTCCAACTAATCCCAAGGTAGACGCTAATGTTAATTAGTTAATGATGGTTTGGTTTAAAGAAAGGCCCATACtaatttaagtaaacaataactCAGGTTTAAATAATGCTGCATCCCGTCTTTAAAGCATGATGTTCAGACAAGAAGAAACAGcaggaaaaaaaaactattttgcTTGTCTGAAATGTGTTCTTTGACTGGAGGCAGTAGACTAGTAGTTCTCCAATACCCCCAATACAGTTGGatgctactccctccgttcctaattataagatgttttgacttttctatATTGATAGCCTTTACTATATATGCACCtagatgtctagatacatagtaaaagtaattataagatgttttgacttttctatATTGATAGCCTTTACTATATATGCACCtagatgtctagatacatagtaaaagctaTGAATCAAAAAGtgccaaaacatcttataatttgggacaggGAAGTAAATTTGATATATGCTTCTATATGCTATGATGTGAGGCCTTTGCTCCCATGATAACGTCTCCAGATGAAATACCatatctgatttttttttcaagttcATGATTTGCATTTTTTGATACCCACTGTTGCTATGCTTCACATTTGTTAATGCATGTTGCCAACAAAGTTATCTAATGATTTCAGGTCGACTGGTCGAAGCTGGTCGCTCTAGGACCGACCAGGCGATTAATCGAGATTAATCGTCGACCAGGGCAATTAATCGCCCAATCGCCCTGGTCGACCCTGGTCGTCTAGCTACTTCAGGGCATATATGCCTATATATATACCtctatatatactatataatATACACAATCAAGCTAGCATCAAGACTACATTAGTGTTTAGATAGTGAATTACTTGTGGGAGTtggtttcttctcttttctgcaCTGTCCAGAGGTCCATATTGCTGTCCCAAACCCCCCCTGCAGCCCCTCTATTCTATCTAAACCCTAACAGGCCAAAAACTTAAAGCCCATTAGCCCAGTCCCAGTTAGAAGGCCCAAAAAAACAGAAGCCTGGTCGATTAATCGACGATTAATCGGACAACCAGCTTTCTGGTCGAACTAATCGAGTCGGACCTCCTAATCGAATCCTAGGAGCGACCtggacgattaatcgcgattaatcggacgacctgAGAAGTAGTGTCCTCTGGGTTTACATGGTGTAGACTGTAGAATCAGGAATTTGTTTTGAACTgttacaaagaaaaaaaaaagaatagaaacCTACTGTTATGATGATAGTCCCGTTGAAGGACTTGTGTCCTTACCTGTGTTTCCCTGAAACAAATCGCAGATGTCTGGTGGGAGAGACATGGGAGTGGCACGAAGGAACTACAGTCTTTTGCTGCTCGGATCCTAGGCCAGACATGCTTTGGCGCTACTAGGTACAACCTCAACAAGAGCTTATCGGAGAGGCTGCACACTGAGAAGCGCACCGTCACTGATCAAGAGAGGTTCCGCAACATGGAGTACATCTACTACAACCTTCGCCTCAAGAATGCAGTGCCTCGCCTGCAGGGTCCTCCTGCAGCCCAGCATGGTACGGTCACTGCCCAGCTGATCGACTGGGTGGTGGCATAGCACACCCCCTGCCCCTGGTGGCGCAAACCGGTTTGCACCGGGACGCTGCTGTCTCTACATACCGTGGTGGGCATTTCCAACAGATTGGAGGCCCTGGGAAACCTGTGTTGTTAAACccgatatttttttttttggctggaTGAGTTATTTCCATCTTCTGAGGTTGGATAATTTTAAGTACATGAAGGAAATGGTTTCGTTGACTAATGACGGCGGTTTGTgtgttgttttttttaaaaaaaaaaactaaaagcgGTGATTGATCGTTTTTTTTGGTACTACTGTAGTATACTGGTATACTACTTCAGTGATGAGGCGCGGTATTGGCAGTTatggccgcagcagcagcatggAGCAGTAGCTTGTGTGCTTTTGGACGGCGTGGCCACGCCTGTTTTCTAGCGTTTCAATGCGCTCTGCTCTGCCTTTGTCCCCTGCTCGTAACGAATTGAATTGCTACTGCGCCGGCCGTCGACAATGGCATGCAGCATGCTGCGTCAATGCCAGGACCTGCTCCCGTGCACAGTAGTGGGCGagtggttgcttgcatttgctggtgCCCCCAACTACTTCCACTGCCAGCAATATCTGCCGAAGCGTCCATGGGATGAGACGCCCAAGTGCCATGCTAGTAGTATCTTCTTTAAATAATCTGCCCAAAGAATGAGGAGAGAGCATGATCGCGATTAGTCCTACCAGGTTTTCAAGTTTTGAACTCGGCTGTGGATCTGTGATCCGATCCTTGGGGCTCCGTAAACCGTAATGCCAGTGCCGTGCCAGGACGCAGACATGAGCGGCGTGCAGCGCGGAAGGCTGCCTGGTCCTGGTGGGCACTAGCGACGGGAGCAGTAAACAATGGCGGTCGTCGTGGCCTTCccaaagggaaaaaaaaaaaaacggaaGAAAGCGTAGGAAGCGGACAGGCGGGCGCGACAAGGCACGCGTCTCGGGCTCGGCCCTCGGTGGCGCCGTATCGTGGCTGGACGGGACGGGACCGAGCCAGGCAGCCTTCCCCTGCTGCCTGCTCCTACGTCTACGGGGCCGCTACGGCTACGACCTCTGGCGCTAGCGCTAGCGTCGGCGGCCGGACCAAGCGCGGCGCGGTCACCGGCACGCGCATAGGACCGCCGATCGCGCCGCCGTGCCTCTCGCACCGACCGCGTAAACAATGCAGCAGCCGTTTGTTTCTTGCTGGTTAGTTGCACCTAAAATTTAATAACTTTTTAAAATTAtatgttacatcaaatctttcgtCATATacctagaacattaaatatagataaaaaattaattatataatttgtctgtaatttatgagatggattttttaaatttagttagttcataataattattaaatacaaataaaaatgtggCCATGTCCAAATTCAAACAAAAATTTAGAtctgaacaaggcctaggtgAGGTGATTCTAAaaatttacaagattctccgtcatatgaaatcttgtggtatatatgaagtattaaatatagataagtacagttacctgtaaattacgaaactcttttaaatttagttagtTTACGATTGAATACTATtagttaaatacaaataaaaatactataatattaaatttttttaaaaaattgaatCTAAACACGCCCCGTCCGTCCTCTGCAGCGGCAGCTGGCCGGCAAGTGCGTGTGGTGTGACCCATCCTAGTTCGCACAACCTGACAAGCAGCTcttgtaaaaaaataaaaaaaaataaaaaactgagAAGCAGCTGTTAGTAGCATGTGAAATAAAATGAAATTTAAATGAAACATTCATTTTTAATGGAGAATTTCATTTCATAATTTTATAGTTATTTAATTCCAAGGCTTATAAAAGTTGGTAACCGTGCCAAAAGAATTTTATTTAGACGAAACCTAtttcttctttctctttttaaATATATACCATCATCATTAAAAGATTATGTGACAACCTATTTAATACAAATAAAACTCATATGAAATTTTAATTGAAACTATCCAGTATATTTGTTTAAACTTATCTATcgattttattaattatttaataatatttttttataataaattagtaaATAATACTTTTTACTCATAAACTTATGAGACAAACTAACCGGACAGCATGCGGGGGACAGCGACGGTGCTACTGCTATCAATTCATCGTGACGATCAATCAATAGACcaagtcttgtttagtttttaaatttttttggttggaagcactgtagcactttcgtttatttatgataaatattactagatttaaaagatttatttcgtgatttacaagcaaactgtataattactttttatttttaactatatttaatactatatgtaccataaaatttgatgtgacagataaatttgaaaagtttttggtttttgataaACGCCCAAAATGCGCCGGCCGAGCCCAGGTGTGGAAGTGGAAGTGTGGGCCCAGTAGACTAGCTTCGGATGGGTTGGGTGGGTCTACACTACTACCTGCGCGCGACCACCTCGAGTGGCGAGTTCGACCACCCACTCCACGCCACCGTGGTCCGCGGACACGGCCACGTACCCCCGCTCCCCGCCCCGCCGGCCGGGCCAATAAGCGACCGTGCGTTTCAAAATTTGAAGAACTGACGAGTGACGAGGCAGTCAAACCAAGCGGAACATCTCCCGTCCcgtcgcctcgcctcgcctcgcctgctgccgccgccggctgGTTTGGTGTCGCCTCTCCTCACTCTCTGACCTCACCGTCCCGGCCACGAGACGGAGGGTGAGCCCGGCACGACACCACCCACCATGCCGTTGCCGCTGGCTAAGGCGATGAAGGGGTTCTCGCCGCAGCCGGAGCCGTCGCCCGCCCGGTCGATCTGCAGGTCGCAGCTGGAGCAGGACGTGAGTCACCGACCCCCTCTCTTCCCCCTCCGCCCGCCCGCCTATGCCTTTGCCTGCTCTCCTCACTCCCTGACCTGGAATGCACGCACCCGCGCGCAGGTGAAGAGGCTGCGCAAGGTGCTGCAGGAGGAGACGGCGCTGCACGCCGTCCTCGAGGGCGCCCTGGGCCGCGCCGCCGTCACGCTCGCCGACATGGCCTACCTCCCCACCAACGTACGCCCGCACGCCTCGCCGCGGTTGGTTTGGCCTGGCCTGGCTTCTCCGGCGGCGGTCGCTGACATTGGACGgtctctcctctctcctctgcAGGCGCAGGAGCTGCTCTCCAACATCTGCATCCTCGAGACCGCGGTCAAAAAgatggaggaggagatggtctCCCTGCATTTCCAGCTCATCCAGGAGAGGAACGAGAGGAGGCTCGTCGAGTACCGCCTCAAGCACCTCCCGCCGCAGCCGTCCGCTTGCTCTTGCCACTCCGGGAAACTCGGACCAGATGTACGAATTCCTCTGCTCATCGACATTTCTGTTCCTGCTTATAACAGTTGCAAGATTCATTTAGACTGCAAATAACATACGGATTTCATCTTGCTGAATCAGTTTGTACCATTCTAGCGTTAGCCACTGCATTCAGTTCTGTCTGTAAAGGGATGGAAATTCTGTGTTGCTTTCCAAAAACTTGCCATATCCTTCTCAAATGGTCATACCAAACAGCTCCACCTACCATTCTGATCTCAACTCATCATTTCCTGACTAAATTAAGAAACTCTACACGTTTCAGATTCAGCTCAGTGATTATCTTCTTAGCCCGTCTTTTCACTGAGTACATACGTTCATGTTGCTACCAGGATACCAAGGGCGAGAAATGCAGTAGCCAAGGGGAGGAGGTTTATCCTCGTGCCATCTTGCATGAACAAGCTGTGAAACTACAGAGACAAATCTCTGTTAAAGGCTTCGCGGATCCTAACCAGCTTTCCGAGGACATCGTCCGCTGCATGAGGAACATTTTTATTTCGCTATCAGATTCCTGCAGGGACTCCTCAAAGAATTCCTCCATGGAGAATCAGCAGTCTATTCCATCTCCCACTGGGAATTATTCAATTTCTGCCTTCTGGTCTCTGTCGGAACCGTCGTCCATATCTTCTTGGGTACAGAGCCCTCAAGTAGATTTGAACTACAACAATAATCTATTAGCTTCGGAGACTGTTTTTGACCCTTACAAAGCTCGTGAGAAGCTTAGCTGGGCTGACATAGGCAGCTACAGTGCGGCTGCTGAGGTTTCGTGGATGTCAGTTGGGAAAAAACAACTTGAATATGCTGCCGAGTCACTTCGCAAATTCAGGTAATGTGTCAAGCACTATTTGTAATACCTGCACATTACTGTTTGTTAAATTGttacc is part of the Sorghum bicolor cultivar BTx623 chromosome 10, Sorghum_bicolor_NCBIv3, whole genome shotgun sequence genome and harbors:
- the LOC8065584 gene encoding uncharacterized protein LOC8065584, coding for MATTKANANADYWNASSSRQGGQTSRGSGPQNVCVTNMQAALSSSSSGHGTKSYSHSVDNSSSHKSESERSMGATDNLDSLVADSIGRLAFEAGVEPDFVHLPSFNGVIDLLTRGVRIAMPSYEYILQVQLNEVQKREKAMRQHWERRGCSLILDSWKSRCGRSFISAFVHCGEGMFFLRSIDISTIFDDVDELAAMVCCLIDDIGVHNIVQVITNNVSPHMQATEHAVLKKHDQPFVFTVCADHCINLLLENIAKLDHVKDVLTKAREITMFLYGHALPMELMKKFFYFDSEIISNSNLRSVAKFLTLETLVSQRENLMEMFSSPNWASSDLACTSLSMHICEVVKTDSAFWRAADNVLKVTGPLISVLYKLENDNCPVSVLYDAMNSAKECIKKNLGHEHGNYWRMIDRIWENYLHSPIHAAGYILNPGLFYADRYREDSEIVSGIKTCIIQAARSHYDAFRVGEQMDLYKRRSGLFDSDSAIQEATETPQDVWWERHGSGTKELQSFAARILGQTCFGATRYNLNKSLSERLHTEKRTVTDQERFRNMEYIYYNLRLKNAVPRLQGPPAAQHGTVTAQLIDWVVA
- the LOC8064950 gene encoding uncharacterized protein LOC8064950; translated protein: MPLPLAKAMKGFSPQPEPSPARSICRSQLEQDVKRLRKVLQEETALHAVLEGALGRAAVTLADMAYLPTNAQELLSNICILETAVKKMEEEMVSLHFQLIQERNERRLVEYRLKHLPPQPSACSCHSGKLGPDDTKGEKCSSQGEEVYPRAILHEQAVKLQRQISVKGFADPNQLSEDIVRCMRNIFISLSDSCRDSSKNSSMENQQSIPSPTGNYSISAFWSLSEPSSISSWVQSPQVDLNYNNNLLASETVFDPYKAREKLSWADIGSYSAAAEVSWMSVGKKQLEYAAESLRKFRLFIEQLAEINPIHLNDDARLAFWINLYNALMMHAYLAYGVPRSDMKLFSLMQKAAYTIGGHSFSAAFIEYVILKMKPPSHRPQMALLLALQKIKVPEEQKKFCIATPEPLLMFALSCGMYSSPGVKIYTANNVREELQDAQRDFIRASVGVSRKGKLLVPKILHCFARGFVDDNSFPIWISHFLPQQQATFVDHCVSQRRQSLLGTRTFGIIPFDSRFRYLFLPDMASLN